GCGATGCAAAAAACGGCGTTCTCCAATGTCGAGTATCGACAGATGGCAATAGAAGATGTGTACCCAGAACCGGAAAGCGTTGACGTAGTAATCAGCTCGCTGGCGCTGCACTACGTTGCCGATTTTGACGAAGTTTGCCGACGAGTTTATGAAGGACTCACGCCCGGCGGCACTTTCATTTTTTCTGTGGAGCATCCAACGTTTACTGCTGAGGGCGGTCAGGATTGGTACTACGATAGCGCAGGGAATCGTCTGCACTGGCCAGTGGATCGTTATTTTGCAGAAGGGTGGCGTAAAGCGGTATTTCTCGGTGAAGAGGTTTCCAAGCACCATCGGACGTTGACGACTTATATCAACGGCCTGTTGAAACATGGATTCAGACTGGCTTCGCTGGTCGAGCCTCAGCCAGCGAAGCACCTGCTGGAAAGCGTGCCAGAGATGGCTGATGAGCTGCGCCGCCCAATGATGCTTTTGGCGGCGGCAGTTAAGCCATAGAGGCTGCTGTTGTTTATCAATGTATTGATTGTAAAAACATTGTTTATCAAGATATTGTTTATCAGTGCATCGACCATTAGGCGATTTCTACACTGCCTGTCAGCTGGCAGCTGCAGGCCAACACGTAGCCCTGACTGATTTCATCTTCCGTCAGGGTTGACTGGCTGGTGGTGGTGTATTCACCCTGTAAAACCTGAGTTTTACATGAGCCACACACGCCTGAACGACAGGCCGCAATAACGGGAAGGCCGTTTTGTTCTAGCGCGTAAAGCAGCGTTGCGCCCACGGGCACAGAAAAGTCTTTTGCCAGGCTGCGAACCCGCATCGTGATTTCATCACCCTGACTGACACTGCTTTCTGCCGAGGTGTGAAATCTTTCCTGATAAAAGCGCTCTGGCGCGACACCCAGACTCAGGCAAACGTCTTGCGCCTTTTCCATATAGCCTTCAGGGCCACAGGTCATGACGGTGCTCTTCGCTACATTAGGGGCATATTGCTGAATCAGCGCTTCACTGAGGTGTCCTTGAACAAAGCTTTCTGGCGCGTCGGATGCGCTTGTAGCCAAATGAAAGCGCAGTCGATCAGCGTAGCGTTCACAAAGGGACGCCCATTCCTGAGCGAAAATTACGTCATTGGGAGTATGCACATGGTAAATCACCGTGACGTCAGGCTGAGCGTCACTGGCTAGCAGCCAGCGTGTCATTGACATGATAGGTGTAACGCCACAGCCGCCCGCCAACATCAGGAAAGGCGTGTTCTCTTTATTGATACAGGTAAATTCTCCCTGAGGCTCAGAAAGCCAGAGTGTGTCTCCGGGCTTGATCTCTTGGGTCAGCCAGCCTGAGCCTTCACCGTTCTCAAGGCGGCGAACGGTTAGTGTAATAAAGCGGCTAAGGCCCGGCGAAGAAGAGAGCGTATAGGCGCGTAGCACGCTGTCACTATGGCGAATACTGACCAGAGCGTACTGACCGGGAGAGTAAGGATAAAAGTCCTGAGCGATAAGCTCTATCGTCCAGACGTCGTCAGTCTCCTGATGAACGCCGTGCACCTGCATCGCGTTAGGGCAAAGGGGTGTGGGGGATGTCATGATGATAATCTCACAAGAGGCGGGAGCCGTTAGCGCACTCCCGCAAAGCCAAAAAGAGACCTTAGGCAGCCAGGATCTCTTTCATATCCTGTTCCACTGTGGTGATTGAGCGCATGCCAAAGTTTTCTTTCAGCACGTTAAGCAGGTTTTCCGTCAGGAACGCGGGAGCGGTCGGGCCGGTATAGATATCTTTTACGCCCAGCGCCAGCAGTGTCAGCAGGATGACAATGGCCTTTTGCTCAAACCAGGACAGCACTAGCGTTAGGGGAAGATCGTTGACTGAACAGCCCAGTTTCTCTGACAGCTTGACCGCCAGCATGATAGCCGAATAGGCGTCATTGCACTGGCCGACGTCCAGCAGGCGAGGTAGGCCTTCTAGCGTGCCAAAGTCCAGCTTGTTAAAGCGGTACTTGCCACAGGCCAGCGTCATGATCAGGCAGTCCTGCGGAACGCTGCGGGCGAAGTCAGTATAGTAGCTGCGTTCAGTGCGACTGCCGTCACAGCCACCGACCAGAAAGACGTGACGAAGCTTCTTCTGGGCAACTAGATCAATTACCGTATCTGCCGCGTTCAGCAGCGTTTGGCGGCCAAATCCAACGGTAATATTGTGTTCGAGCTCAGTATAGGGGAAACCGGAGAGGGACTGAGCCTGAGCGATAATCTGGCTGAAGTCGTCCCCTTCCAAATGCTTGACGCCCGGCCAGCCGACGATGCTGCGCGTCCAGATGCGGTCACCGTAGTTGCCGACGTTAGGGTCAATAATGCAGTTTGACGTCATAACAACGGGGCCGGGGAATTTGGCAAACTCGGTTTGCTGATTCTGCCAGCCGCTGCCGTAGTTACCGACCAGATGCTTAAACTTGCGCAGTTCTGGGTAGCCGTGCGCAGGCAGCATTTCACCATGCGTATAGATATTGATGCCCGTTCCTTCCGTTTGCTGCAGCAGCATATGGAGGTCTTTCAGGTCGTGACCGGAAATCAGGATAGCTTTACCCGCAACCGGCTTCACGTTCACGGCAACAGGCGTAGGATCGCCATAGGCGTCGGTTTCACCGCGATCCAGCATGGCCATAATGCGGAAGTTCATTTGGCCTATCTGCATGGCTTTTGCCAGCAGGTCAGCCATGTCGGCGGGCTGAGTACCTAGCCAGGCCATAATTTGGTGGTATTCCGCGTAGACGCTTTCGTCCTGCTGCCCAAGCACCAGTGCGTGTTCCATATAGGCCGCGGCGCCTTTTAGCCCGTAAAGGCAAAGCATTCTCAGTCCGTGAATGTCGTCACCGATAGCCGCTTTGTCTTTATTTAGGGCGAACTCGGTGGCCTGTTCCAGCAGCTGAGGCAGGGTGTCAGAAAGCGTCAGATCTGCCATAGGATGATCGAGGGTCAATAAAGCGTTTTGAGCGCGGCAGCGCTCGGCCAGTCGGGCTCTCATTTCAATGGCCTCTCTGGCATAGGCAATAATGCGGTCGCTGTCGAAGTTAACGTTGGTCAGCGTTGAGAAAAAGGCTCTAGGCGCAAAGGTGTCTACGCCGTTGTCGACAATATCGAGCTCGCGCGCTTTAACAGCCCAGGCTGAGAGGCTTTCTAGCACCGCGACGAGCAGATCCTGAAGGTCTGAAACCTCAGCGGTTTTGCCGCACATGCCCTGCGCATAGGCGCAGCCGTTGCCTGCGGGAGTACGGATAGTTTGTTCACATTGTACGCAATACATAACGAAGCATCCTATAAGTTGTATTTTATATTCATGTTTAATGATAGAGAACAGTATCAACATTAAACAGGAGTTTTTAATGCAACTTTAACTATGATTGATCGATATCAAATTTTTGCGTACAGACCGCTAGGCGGCAGAGAACAGCGCCATCACGATGGGAGCAAGAAGGCTCAGAATAAAACCGTGAACAATGGCAGCGGGAACGATTTCTACCCCAGCGCTCCGCTGTAAGACCGGCAGCGTAAAGTCCATAGAGGTTGCTCCGCAAACGCCAAGGGCGGTCGACTGCCGCCGCACGATCAGTGAAGGGATAATCAGAATAGCTGCCAGCTCGCGAGCCAGATCGTTAAAGAACGCTGCGCTGCCGAGAACGGGGCCAAAGGCATCGGTCAACAGAATGCCGGAAAGCGAATACCAGCCGTAGCCGGAAGACATAGCGATACCAACGTGAACGGGAAGCCCCAGAACCAGCGCGGCCAGCGTGCCCCCAACGGCGGCGCTCAGGGCAACCACCAGCGCCACAATGGCACCGCGTCGGTTAAGGGTAATCTCTTTAATTGTCATGCCGCTGTTTCTTAGCTGGATGCCGATAAGCAGCAACAGGAGCACCAGTGCCACTTCGCTGGCGGCAGAGGCGTGCGTTAGCCAAGGGTAGTGGGTTAGCCCAATCAGAAATCCGGCAATAACAACGCCGCAAAGCTGTAAAGACGACAGAATGGTGTGCCACGGCGATTGGGGCTCTGAGTGAGTACGAGAAGCCCGCCAGGGCCAGCGTCTGTCCAGAAGGCTCAAGGCGGCCAGATTTGCGCCGAAAATAGCGATAAAAAACGTGACGCTATAGAGCAAAATTGACTGAAGGTTAGCGCTCAGATTGTCGAGAA
This DNA window, taken from Leminorella richardii, encodes the following:
- a CDS encoding class I SAM-dependent methyltransferase, with the protein product MKENIYDSERFFEKYSRFPRSVQGLAAAGEWHELQKMMPDFSGKKVLDLGCGFGWHCIYAAERGAHSVTGIDISQRMLAEAMQKTAFSNVEYRQMAIEDVYPEPESVDVVISSLALHYVADFDEVCRRVYEGLTPGGTFIFSVEHPTFTAEGGQDWYYDSAGNRLHWPVDRYFAEGWRKAVFLGEEVSKHHRTLTTYINGLLKHGFRLASLVEPQPAKHLLESVPEMADELRRPMMLLAAAVKP
- the hcr gene encoding NADH oxidoreductase, which codes for MTSPTPLCPNAMQVHGVHQETDDVWTIELIAQDFYPYSPGQYALVSIRHSDSVLRAYTLSSSPGLSRFITLTVRRLENGEGSGWLTQEIKPGDTLWLSEPQGEFTCINKENTPFLMLAGGCGVTPIMSMTRWLLASDAQPDVTVIYHVHTPNDVIFAQEWASLCERYADRLRFHLATSASDAPESFVQGHLSEALIQQYAPNVAKSTVMTCGPEGYMEKAQDVCLSLGVAPERFYQERFHTSAESSVSQGDEITMRVRSLAKDFSVPVGATLLYALEQNGLPVIAACRSGVCGSCKTQVLQGEYTTTSQSTLTEDEISQGYVLACSCQLTGSVEIA
- the hcp gene encoding hydroxylamine reductase — its product is MYCVQCEQTIRTPAGNGCAYAQGMCGKTAEVSDLQDLLVAVLESLSAWAVKARELDIVDNGVDTFAPRAFFSTLTNVNFDSDRIIAYAREAIEMRARLAERCRAQNALLTLDHPMADLTLSDTLPQLLEQATEFALNKDKAAIGDDIHGLRMLCLYGLKGAAAYMEHALVLGQQDESVYAEYHQIMAWLGTQPADMADLLAKAMQIGQMNFRIMAMLDRGETDAYGDPTPVAVNVKPVAGKAILISGHDLKDLHMLLQQTEGTGINIYTHGEMLPAHGYPELRKFKHLVGNYGSGWQNQQTEFAKFPGPVVMTSNCIIDPNVGNYGDRIWTRSIVGWPGVKHLEGDDFSQIIAQAQSLSGFPYTELEHNITVGFGRQTLLNAADTVIDLVAQKKLRHVFLVGGCDGSRTERSYYTDFARSVPQDCLIMTLACGKYRFNKLDFGTLEGLPRLLDVGQCNDAYSAIMLAVKLSEKLGCSVNDLPLTLVLSWFEQKAIVILLTLLALGVKDIYTGPTAPAFLTENLLNVLKENFGMRSITTVEQDMKEILAA
- a CDS encoding lysine exporter LysO family protein — its product is MYSGLAIVLLPLIAGYLIPLKNAAALRAIHRTLGGMVYVILFFMGIGLAFLDNLSANLQSILLYSVTFFIAIFGANLAALSLLDRRWPWRASRTHSEPQSPWHTILSSLQLCGVVIAGFLIGLTHYPWLTHASAASEVALVLLLLLIGIQLRNSGMTIKEITLNRRGAIVALVVALSAAVGGTLAALVLGLPVHVGIAMSSGYGWYSLSGILLTDAFGPVLGSAAFFNDLARELAAILIIPSLIVRRQSTALGVCGATSMDFTLPVLQRSAGVEIVPAAIVHGFILSLLAPIVMALFSAA